A genomic region of Kribbella sp. NBC_00382 contains the following coding sequences:
- a CDS encoding TetR/AcrR family transcriptional regulator — MRDASSHAAAGISVPTIVGAALVVIRERGVEGLTMRSVAERLGVRAPTLYHHVRNKGELLELVARNAFDSFEADLVAYQQVGTLDEWIELTTVGSLRLRGFYAEHPGLARLIQSKATPDRDEGDGSRAALVRAQLEALVRLGVPEPTARKLFETSARWTLAAVAAEPLGSAGEDLFASGLEIFMAGLRGALQPVDGRAAGSRPSSS, encoded by the coding sequence ATGCGCGATGCGTCTTCCCATGCGGCCGCGGGGATCTCGGTGCCGACGATCGTCGGCGCTGCGCTGGTGGTGATCCGGGAGCGTGGGGTTGAGGGCCTGACCATGCGGTCGGTCGCGGAGCGGCTGGGGGTGCGGGCGCCGACGCTCTATCACCACGTCAGGAACAAGGGGGAGTTGCTGGAGTTGGTCGCGCGGAATGCGTTCGACTCGTTCGAGGCGGACCTGGTCGCCTATCAGCAGGTCGGCACGCTGGATGAGTGGATCGAATTGACGACGGTCGGCTCGCTGCGGCTGCGGGGCTTCTATGCGGAGCATCCGGGGCTGGCGCGGCTGATCCAGTCGAAGGCGACGCCGGATCGGGACGAGGGGGACGGCTCCAGAGCCGCCCTCGTTCGGGCTCAGCTGGAGGCGCTGGTCAGGCTGGGCGTACCGGAGCCCACCGCCCGCAAACTCTTCGAAACCAGCGCCCGCTGGACCCTCGCCGCAGTAGCCGCCGAGCCGCTCGGCTCTGCGGGGGAGGACCTCTTCGCCTCTGGGCTGGAGATTTTCATGGCGGGGCTTCGGGGAGCGCTTCAGCCGGTGGACGGGAGAGCGGCCGGGTCGAGGCCTAGTTCTTCGTAG
- a CDS encoding alpha/beta fold hydrolase has protein sequence MQAERSEDGAAREQAQRTGDGGTSTERSAVVTSDGVRLHVETAGSAGAPVTVVLAHGWTCSTRSWHHQLGGLPQVLGADGVRVVAYDHRGHGRSSAAPAGTTRIEQLADDLAFVLDEVVGDGPVVYAGHSMGGMTLMALAEQRPELFGSRIAAAALVATSAGQLSSRAFGLPARLDGPAAVLAPRAMHLAGKRMERRAAGAVRAVRPEAATRRAAWLQGASTAARRPAVRQLVFGKKVDPAEVEVLMADLAVLPGASFGGFFEAIVQHDRGDALKVLEQIPVEIMHGTRDRLIGPRHANRMAQLLPSARLWMYPGAGHMLMQERPRDVTQRLASLVRKVRV, from the coding sequence ATGCAGGCAGAGCGATCCGAGGATGGCGCGGCGCGGGAGCAGGCGCAGCGAACTGGCGATGGCGGGACATCGACGGAGCGATCCGCGGTTGTCACCTCGGACGGGGTGCGGCTGCATGTCGAGACGGCTGGGTCTGCGGGGGCGCCGGTGACGGTGGTGTTGGCGCATGGCTGGACTTGTTCGACGCGTAGTTGGCACCACCAGCTGGGCGGACTGCCGCAGGTGCTGGGGGCTGACGGCGTACGGGTCGTTGCCTATGACCACCGTGGGCACGGGCGATCTTCGGCTGCACCTGCTGGGACGACGCGGATCGAGCAGTTGGCGGATGACCTGGCTTTCGTGCTCGACGAGGTGGTCGGCGACGGACCCGTGGTCTACGCCGGGCACTCGATGGGTGGGATGACGCTGATGGCGCTGGCTGAGCAGCGGCCGGAGTTGTTCGGCTCCCGCATCGCCGCGGCTGCGCTGGTGGCTACCTCGGCGGGTCAGCTGAGCTCGCGGGCGTTCGGGCTGCCGGCGCGGCTCGACGGACCTGCGGCGGTACTGGCGCCTCGGGCGATGCATCTCGCGGGCAAGCGGATGGAGCGGCGGGCGGCGGGCGCAGTACGGGCGGTCCGGCCGGAAGCCGCGACGCGGCGGGCTGCTTGGTTGCAGGGGGCATCTACTGCGGCGCGACGGCCTGCTGTGCGCCAGTTGGTGTTCGGGAAGAAGGTGGACCCGGCTGAGGTGGAGGTGCTGATGGCCGACCTGGCAGTTCTGCCAGGGGCGTCGTTCGGTGGCTTCTTCGAGGCGATCGTGCAGCACGATCGGGGGGATGCGCTGAAGGTGCTCGAGCAGATCCCGGTCGAGATCATGCACGGCACGCGGGATCGGCTGATCGGGCCGCGCCACGCCAACCGGATGGCGCAACTACTGCCGTCTGCCCGGTTGTGGATGTACCCGGGCGCCGGCCACATGCTGATGCAGGAACGCCCGCGCGACGTGACTCAACGCCTGGCGTCGCTGGTGCGGAAAGTACGGGTCTAG
- a CDS encoding flavin-containing monooxygenase: MTAQQHRIVVIGTGFAGIGMAVRLKQAGYHDFVVLERADNVGGTWRDNTYPGCRCDVPSHLYSFSFAPNPDWSSTFSPQPEIEAYLQKVTDGFRVRPHIRFGHAVESAHWQGDHWLIHTNQGDFTADVLLSGMGPLAEPSVPQLPGIEQFEGEVFHSAQWNHDLDLSGRKVAVIGTGASAIQFVPAIQPDVEELHLFQRTPPWVMPRPDRKISAAEKRIYRAFPLVQKAVRAGIYWSRESLVLGFAKLPAMMKQGQKIAERHLAQQIRDPELRAKLTPDFTLGCKRVLISDDYYPAVAQPNVDVVTDAITEVTPTGIVTDDGVKHEVDTIIYGTGFRVTDLPVMDMLHGRDGLTLREAWIDGMEAHLGTAIAGFPNFFLLIGPNTGLGHSSMVFMIESQIAYILDALKTMDATGVREVEVRPEVQRDFVDGVRSSMRNTIWTRGGCMSWYLDSEGRNTTLWPSFTFRFRQLTRHFDASEYSTR, from the coding sequence ATGACCGCTCAGCAGCACCGGATCGTGGTGATCGGGACCGGGTTCGCCGGGATCGGTATGGCGGTCAGGCTCAAGCAGGCCGGCTACCACGACTTCGTCGTACTCGAGCGGGCAGACAATGTCGGCGGGACCTGGCGGGACAACACCTACCCGGGCTGCCGCTGCGACGTGCCCTCGCACCTGTACTCCTTCTCCTTCGCGCCCAACCCGGATTGGTCAAGCACGTTCTCGCCGCAGCCCGAGATCGAGGCGTACCTGCAGAAGGTGACCGACGGCTTCCGGGTCCGCCCGCACATCCGCTTCGGCCATGCCGTCGAGTCGGCGCACTGGCAGGGCGACCACTGGCTGATCCACACGAACCAGGGCGACTTCACCGCCGACGTCCTCCTGTCCGGGATGGGCCCGCTGGCCGAGCCGTCGGTGCCTCAGTTGCCCGGGATCGAGCAGTTCGAGGGCGAGGTATTCCACTCCGCGCAGTGGAATCACGACCTCGACCTGAGTGGCCGCAAGGTAGCGGTGATCGGAACCGGCGCGTCGGCGATCCAGTTCGTACCGGCGATCCAGCCGGACGTCGAGGAACTGCACCTGTTCCAGCGGACGCCTCCGTGGGTGATGCCGCGGCCGGACCGCAAGATCAGTGCCGCCGAGAAGCGGATCTACCGCGCGTTTCCCCTTGTGCAGAAGGCCGTCCGGGCTGGCATCTACTGGAGTCGTGAGTCGCTCGTGCTCGGCTTCGCCAAGCTGCCGGCGATGATGAAGCAGGGGCAGAAGATCGCCGAACGCCACCTCGCCCAGCAGATCCGTGACCCCGAGCTGCGCGCGAAGCTGACGCCGGACTTCACCCTCGGCTGCAAGCGGGTGCTGATCTCCGACGATTACTACCCGGCCGTCGCCCAGCCGAACGTCGACGTCGTCACCGACGCGATCACCGAGGTCACTCCGACCGGGATCGTCACCGACGACGGCGTGAAGCACGAGGTCGACACGATCATCTACGGCACCGGATTCCGGGTTACCGACCTGCCGGTGATGGACATGCTGCACGGCCGCGACGGTCTGACCCTGCGCGAGGCGTGGATCGACGGCATGGAGGCGCATCTCGGTACTGCGATCGCCGGCTTCCCCAACTTCTTCCTGCTGATCGGCCCGAACACCGGCCTCGGGCACAGCTCGATGGTGTTCATGATCGAGTCGCAGATCGCCTACATCCTGGATGCGCTGAAGACGATGGATGCCACCGGCGTGCGTGAGGTGGAGGTTCGGCCGGAGGTGCAGCGCGACTTCGTCGACGGCGTCCGGTCGTCGATGCGCAACACGATCTGGACCCGTGGCGGCTGCATGAGTTGGTATCTCGACTCCGAGGGTCGCAACACCACCCTCTGGCCGTCCTTCACCTTCCGCTTCCGGCAGCTGACCAGGCACTTCGACGCCTCGGAGTACAGCACTCGCTGA
- a CDS encoding substrate-binding domain-containing protein — MPQAAAQFDVKFADAAQDNAKQVADVENYLTQQIDLLIISPNEAKPLTAVVKKAYDKGIPVLVLDRKVEGDAYTGFIGGDNVEIGTEAGKYVAEKLLPHGGNVVELKGLAGATPQAERHQGFVDAIKANPKIKIVADASGDWLREKGQAQMDALLKANPKIDLVYAHNDPMAEGAYLAAKAVHREKEMKFIGIDALPIPSGGIKAVEEGRLSATFTYPTNGKEAIAAAKKLLVDCGTIEKTQTLKTRLIDKDNAASIYAEENPTG, encoded by the coding sequence ATGCCACAGGCCGCGGCCCAGTTCGACGTGAAGTTCGCCGATGCCGCGCAGGACAACGCCAAGCAGGTGGCGGACGTGGAGAACTACCTGACCCAGCAGATCGACCTGCTGATCATCAGCCCGAACGAGGCCAAGCCGCTGACCGCCGTGGTGAAGAAGGCCTACGACAAAGGCATCCCTGTACTCGTCCTGGACCGCAAGGTCGAGGGCGACGCATACACCGGCTTCATCGGCGGCGACAACGTCGAGATCGGGACCGAGGCGGGCAAGTACGTCGCCGAGAAACTGCTCCCGCACGGCGGCAACGTGGTGGAGCTGAAGGGCCTGGCCGGCGCGACCCCGCAGGCCGAGCGCCACCAGGGCTTCGTCGACGCGATCAAGGCGAACCCGAAGATCAAGATCGTCGCCGACGCGAGTGGCGACTGGCTGCGGGAGAAGGGCCAGGCGCAGATGGACGCGCTGCTGAAGGCCAACCCGAAGATCGACCTGGTCTACGCCCACAACGACCCGATGGCCGAGGGCGCGTACCTGGCCGCGAAGGCGGTCCACCGCGAGAAGGAGATGAAGTTCATCGGCATCGACGCCCTGCCGATCCCGTCCGGCGGCATCAAGGCGGTCGAGGAGGGCCGGCTGTCGGCCACCTTCACGTACCCGACCAACGGCAAGGAAGCCATCGCAGCCGCCAAGAAACTCCTGGTCGACTGCGGAACTATCGAGAAGACCCAGACCCTGAAGACCCGCCTGATCGACAAGGACAACGCAGCTTCCATCTACGCCGAGGAGAACCCCACCGGCTAG
- a CDS encoding GNAT family N-acetyltransferase yields the protein MALHPSYPIKTERLDLRPHRMEDLDDLLAFHSDPEVVRYVPWPVRDREQVRAALEVKLTQGALTEPGQWLVLAIELRETQTVIGEVLLKWESEINRQGELGYALHSGYHGRGLASEAANAMLRIGFEDLNLHRIHASVINGNTASTKLLERLGMRQEGHLVESLYFKGEWCDDLIWALRAQDWRDQSVN from the coding sequence GTGGCACTCCACCCCAGCTACCCGATCAAGACCGAGCGCCTCGATCTCCGCCCGCACCGGATGGAGGATCTCGACGATCTGCTCGCCTTCCACTCCGATCCCGAGGTTGTCCGGTACGTCCCGTGGCCGGTGCGCGACCGCGAGCAGGTCCGCGCGGCCCTCGAGGTGAAGCTGACCCAAGGCGCCCTGACCGAGCCGGGCCAGTGGCTGGTGCTGGCAATCGAGCTCCGCGAGACGCAGACGGTGATCGGCGAGGTCCTGCTCAAGTGGGAGAGCGAGATCAACCGCCAGGGCGAGCTCGGCTACGCCCTCCACTCCGGCTATCACGGCCGCGGCCTGGCTTCCGAGGCTGCCAACGCCATGCTCCGCATCGGCTTCGAGGACCTGAACCTCCACCGGATCCACGCCAGCGTCATCAACGGCAACACCGCCTCCACCAAACTCCTCGAACGCCTCGGTATGCGCCAGGAAGGACACCTGGTCGAAAGCCTCTATTTCAAAGGCGAATGGTGCGACGACCTGATCTGGGCCCTCCGCGCGCAGGACTGGCGTGATCAATCGGTGAACTGA
- a CDS encoding substrate-binding domain-containing protein encodes MVALIISDVENPFFTAIARGVEDVAHELGYSVVLCNSDESFEKESRYIDVALQERVAGVILSPTGTTSSVEKLSQRGTAFVAVDRPLPEQDGDVVLVDTRLAARQATAHLIAQGYQRIGCITGPAGVRTADDRLAGYRDALKAARLRSTTKLVRRTEYKAAGAHRAAQDLLVQPEPPDALLVANSEMAVGVLQALQEHGIRPGKQVGIVAFDDAPWAELLDPPLTVVAQPAYEIGTVAARLLLARITDNTRATTTTTLAARLIERGSSHRG; translated from the coding sequence GTGGTCGCGCTGATCATCTCCGACGTCGAGAACCCCTTCTTCACCGCGATCGCCCGCGGGGTCGAGGACGTCGCGCACGAGCTCGGATACTCGGTCGTGCTCTGCAACTCCGACGAGAGCTTCGAGAAGGAGAGCCGCTACATCGACGTCGCGCTCCAGGAGCGGGTGGCCGGCGTCATCCTCTCCCCGACCGGTACTACGAGCAGCGTCGAGAAGCTCAGCCAACGCGGAACGGCCTTCGTTGCGGTCGATCGGCCGCTGCCGGAGCAGGACGGCGATGTCGTGCTGGTCGACACCCGGCTGGCCGCGCGGCAGGCGACGGCGCACTTGATAGCCCAGGGCTATCAACGGATCGGGTGTATCACCGGTCCGGCCGGGGTTCGCACCGCGGACGACCGATTGGCGGGTTATCGCGATGCGTTGAAGGCTGCCCGGCTGCGCAGTACTACGAAGCTGGTGCGGCGTACGGAGTACAAGGCAGCCGGAGCACATCGGGCGGCGCAGGACCTGCTCGTCCAGCCGGAACCGCCGGACGCGCTGCTGGTGGCGAACAGCGAGATGGCAGTCGGCGTGCTCCAAGCCCTGCAGGAACATGGCATCCGCCCCGGCAAACAAGTCGGCATCGTCGCCTTCGATGACGCCCCCTGGGCCGAGCTGCTCGATCCCCCGCTGACAGTCGTCGCGCAACCGGCGTACGAGATCGGCACCGTGGCTGCCCGGCTGCTGCTGGCCAGAATCACCGACAACACCCGAGCGACCACTACGACAACTCTCGCCGCCCGCCTGATCGAACGCGGCAGCTCTCACCGCGGCTAG
- a CDS encoding CaiB/BaiF CoA transferase family protein produces MQNLLSDLVVVDLTRALSGPHAAMMLGDLGARVIKVETPAGGDDSRGWGPPFVEGESTYFLSANRNKESVTADLKSADGKEFLTKLVRKADVLLENFRPGVLDRLGFSVERLHELNPRLVILSITGFGHDGPEGGRAGYDQIAQGEGGLMSITGEVEPTKTGVPIADLLAGMYGAYGVLAALHERNVTGRGRVVRTSLLASVVGVHAFHGTKWTVAGELPERVGNHHAQIAPYGMYRTQDDSVQVAVGSESQWRTFAPLVGLDFADERFATNALRVAHRDELTAAIEKAFSASPADEWLRGLAEAGIPAGKVRDFQQVYEWEQTQSQGLLIDVEHPTLGRIQLPGPPLRFDDNAYAGARETNLAPPRLGEHDESVRAWLEE; encoded by the coding sequence GTGCAGAACCTTCTGTCTGACCTGGTGGTCGTCGATCTGACTCGGGCGTTGTCGGGTCCCCATGCGGCGATGATGCTCGGGGATCTGGGTGCCCGGGTGATCAAGGTGGAGACGCCCGCCGGTGGTGACGACAGCCGGGGGTGGGGGCCGCCGTTCGTTGAGGGGGAGTCGACGTACTTCCTGTCGGCCAACCGGAACAAGGAGTCCGTGACCGCGGATCTGAAGTCTGCCGACGGCAAGGAGTTCCTGACCAAGCTGGTGCGGAAGGCCGACGTGCTGCTGGAGAACTTCCGGCCGGGGGTGCTGGATCGGCTCGGGTTCTCGGTCGAGCGGTTGCACGAGCTCAATCCGCGGCTGGTGATCCTGTCGATCACCGGGTTCGGGCATGACGGGCCGGAGGGTGGGCGGGCCGGGTACGACCAGATCGCTCAGGGCGAGGGCGGGCTGATGAGCATCACGGGTGAGGTCGAGCCGACCAAGACCGGAGTACCGATCGCTGATCTGCTGGCTGGGATGTACGGCGCTTATGGCGTGTTGGCCGCGTTGCACGAGCGGAATGTGACTGGGCGCGGGCGGGTCGTGCGTACTTCGCTGCTGGCGTCGGTGGTCGGCGTGCATGCGTTCCACGGCACCAAGTGGACCGTCGCGGGGGAGTTGCCTGAGCGGGTCGGCAATCACCACGCGCAGATCGCGCCGTACGGGATGTACCGGACTCAGGACGACAGCGTGCAGGTCGCGGTCGGCAGCGAGTCGCAGTGGCGGACGTTCGCGCCGCTGGTCGGGCTGGACTTTGCCGATGAGCGTTTCGCGACGAACGCTCTGCGGGTCGCCCATCGCGACGAGCTGACCGCGGCGATCGAGAAGGCCTTCAGTGCTTCGCCTGCTGATGAGTGGTTGCGCGGCCTCGCTGAGGCGGGCATTCCGGCCGGCAAGGTCCGCGACTTCCAGCAGGTCTACGAATGGGAGCAGACCCAGTCGCAGGGGTTGCTGATCGATGTCGAGCACCCGACGCTGGGCCGCATCCAGCTTCCGGGCCCGCCGCTCCGCTTCGATGACAACGCCTATGCGGGTGCTCGGGAGACCAACCTGGCTCCGCCTCGGCTCGGCGAGCACGACGAGTCGGTCCGCGCCTGGCTGGAGGAGTAG
- a CDS encoding DUF6855 family protein — MAFTGRGTKDDPWVLSTPPGGSQYQMYRDDDVLVCQVGSTKLSYQARCIDDLHAMLKKHGDWMLLGNADEQKPAAPGTVEAWARAEDNPVGGWYGLKKGFRGRFANYVPPVLEALGLAEVEHNARNNRMRAL, encoded by the coding sequence ATGGCGTTCACTGGACGTGGGACGAAGGACGATCCGTGGGTGTTGAGTACGCCGCCGGGCGGGTCGCAGTACCAGATGTACCGGGATGACGACGTGCTGGTGTGTCAGGTGGGGAGCACCAAGCTGAGTTATCAGGCGCGGTGCATCGACGATCTGCACGCGATGCTGAAGAAGCACGGCGACTGGATGTTGCTGGGCAATGCGGACGAGCAGAAGCCCGCGGCGCCGGGGACCGTGGAGGCCTGGGCACGCGCGGAAGACAACCCGGTCGGTGGTTGGTACGGGCTGAAGAAGGGCTTCCGTGGGCGCTTCGCGAACTACGTGCCGCCCGTACTAGAGGCGCTCGGCCTGGCTGAGGTCGAGCACAACGCCCGCAACAACCGCATGCGAGCGCTCTAG
- a CDS encoding fibronectin type III domain-containing protein, with amino-acid sequence MKKAVLVLVTAVAVIAAALIPSGRPVVAATANPGPGFGSALSAVKQLAWQTNASVNTLAVAGNTVYAGGLFTRIRRPGLAAGKGEAVRTYLAAFNRTTGKPLGFAPKLNGAVWSIATSPNGKWVVVGGDFTTVNGLARKHLAMFSVATGKLVVGWHPAVSYRVAAIAIAANSVYFGGSFGRVDNKERNNVAAVTLSTGALLPWDPDADDDVYAIDLSDSGRRVFIGGGFSEIQGKDHYALAMVSPTTGAPMTMPAAAAIPEPSPDCQSRVKDIDTLGSKVFVSNAGSGLGCYDGVLAADASTGKLLWQSHCLGATEAIKAIGNWLYKGSHAHDCSRDGGFKDKTGMHHLLVESTINGKLGPWYPNTDAAGTTEVGPLAFASGGNDLWVGGDFTKVNNVIQQGLARFTNAPGGTRPGLPAAPKASSTRAGQATVSFPTVVDADNISLIYSLFRGTTKVASWKRNSYSWTKPVVTTFTDTKVKSGKTFSYHVQVSDGRNIRTGRPAAVKIR; translated from the coding sequence ATGAAGAAGGCAGTTCTGGTACTGGTCACCGCCGTGGCCGTGATCGCCGCGGCGCTGATCCCCTCGGGACGGCCCGTCGTGGCCGCCACCGCCAACCCCGGACCGGGCTTCGGCTCGGCGTTGTCGGCGGTCAAGCAGCTCGCCTGGCAGACGAATGCGAGCGTCAACACGCTCGCCGTCGCAGGCAACACCGTGTACGCCGGTGGGCTGTTCACCCGGATCCGGCGACCCGGCCTGGCCGCCGGTAAGGGCGAGGCGGTGCGGACGTACCTGGCCGCCTTCAACCGGACCACCGGCAAGCCGCTGGGCTTCGCGCCGAAGCTCAACGGCGCCGTCTGGTCGATCGCGACCAGCCCGAACGGCAAGTGGGTCGTGGTCGGCGGCGACTTCACCACGGTCAACGGACTCGCGCGCAAGCATCTCGCGATGTTCAGCGTCGCCACCGGCAAGCTCGTCGTCGGCTGGCACCCGGCCGTCTCCTACCGGGTCGCGGCGATCGCGATCGCCGCGAACAGCGTGTACTTCGGTGGCTCGTTCGGTCGGGTCGACAATAAGGAGCGCAACAACGTCGCGGCGGTCACGCTGTCGACCGGCGCCCTGCTGCCGTGGGATCCGGACGCCGACGACGACGTCTACGCGATCGACCTGTCGGACAGCGGCCGGCGAGTCTTCATCGGCGGCGGCTTCAGCGAGATCCAGGGCAAGGACCACTACGCGCTCGCGATGGTGAGCCCGACGACCGGCGCTCCCATGACGATGCCGGCCGCGGCCGCGATCCCCGAGCCGTCGCCGGACTGCCAGAGCCGGGTCAAGGACATCGACACGCTCGGCAGCAAGGTGTTCGTCTCCAACGCCGGCAGCGGACTGGGCTGCTACGACGGCGTACTGGCCGCCGACGCGAGCACCGGCAAGCTGCTCTGGCAGAGCCACTGCCTGGGCGCCACCGAGGCGATCAAGGCGATCGGGAACTGGCTCTACAAGGGTTCCCACGCACACGACTGCAGCCGCGACGGCGGCTTCAAGGACAAGACCGGCATGCACCATCTGCTGGTCGAGAGCACGATCAACGGCAAGCTCGGCCCGTGGTACCCGAACACCGACGCAGCCGGTACGACGGAAGTCGGCCCGCTCGCGTTCGCATCCGGCGGCAACGACCTGTGGGTGGGCGGCGACTTCACCAAGGTCAACAACGTCATCCAGCAAGGGCTCGCGCGCTTCACCAACGCCCCGGGCGGCACCCGACCGGGGCTCCCCGCGGCGCCGAAGGCGTCGAGCACGCGCGCCGGCCAGGCGACGGTCAGCTTCCCGACGGTGGTCGACGCGGACAACATCTCACTGATCTACTCGCTGTTCCGCGGTACCACCAAGGTGGCCAGCTGGAAGCGCAACTCGTACTCCTGGACGAAGCCGGTGGTGACGACCTTCACCGATACCAAGGTGAAGAGCGGCAAGACCTTCAGCTACCACGTCCAGGTGAGCGACGGCCGCAACATCAGGACCGGCCGGCCGGCCGCGGTGAAGATCCGCTAG
- a CDS encoding MerR family transcriptional regulator: MPAESGPDEEFTVDQLAAKVGMTVRNVRAYAGRGLIPPPRLAGRTGYYGADHVARLTLVRELLDKGYTLAAVERMMSELPDGALALGVFETLVSPWSPTEPEVITEQQLADRAGIPHNPDTITKLVELGIAERQEDGRLRIPNPDLLRTGLEVIKLGVPLDAIFEMLPKLFDHADAVAKIYVELFRSTVWRSFADAGLPADGWPEIQRTLENIIPLAGQALVASFREAMGREIEVVAYEELGLDPAALPSTG; encoded by the coding sequence ATGCCGGCCGAGTCGGGCCCAGACGAGGAGTTCACGGTCGATCAGTTGGCCGCCAAGGTGGGCATGACCGTGCGGAACGTGCGCGCGTACGCCGGCCGCGGCCTGATCCCGCCACCTCGACTCGCCGGACGTACCGGGTACTACGGCGCCGACCACGTCGCCCGGCTGACCTTGGTCCGCGAGCTGCTCGACAAGGGCTACACGCTGGCGGCGGTCGAGCGGATGATGAGCGAGCTCCCCGACGGCGCGCTGGCGCTCGGTGTGTTCGAGACGCTGGTCAGCCCGTGGTCGCCGACCGAGCCCGAGGTGATCACCGAGCAGCAGCTGGCCGACCGCGCGGGCATCCCGCACAACCCGGACACCATCACCAAGCTGGTCGAGCTGGGCATCGCCGAGCGCCAGGAGGACGGACGTCTCCGGATCCCTAACCCTGACCTGCTCCGTACCGGCCTCGAGGTGATCAAGCTCGGCGTCCCGCTGGACGCGATCTTCGAGATGCTGCCGAAGCTGTTCGACCACGCCGACGCGGTCGCCAAGATCTACGTCGAGCTGTTCCGCAGTACCGTCTGGCGCTCGTTCGCCGACGCGGGCCTGCCGGCCGACGGTTGGCCGGAAATCCAGCGCACCCTCGAAAACATCATCCCGTTGGCGGGTCAGGCCCTGGTCGCTTCTTTCCGCGAGGCGATGGGCCGCGAGATCGAGGTCGTCGCCTACGAAGAACTAGGCCTCGACCCGGCCGCTCTCCCGTCCACCGGCTGA
- a CDS encoding SDR family NAD(P)-dependent oxidoreductase, whose amino-acid sequence MTGRAGLRKGPWDLRGKKALVTGAAGAFGSATVEQLRARGADVVGLDLQKSDDVIECDLTQPDQIPGAVAEAIERLGGLDLLINNAGIGVPALAGEVPDAVARKVIEVNLFAGWGVTAAALPVLRAARGRVIFVSSGLAYVTLPLAASYLVSKRAIDTYADALRIENGRAIDVSVIYPGYVPTPIHDASLARGVDLGLFVPAETVQQVVGTIIEVAGAARPPRNRASTRSTGLAVGVARHLPSVADRVVRWRTNQQRRKGGLGEWADRLGKI is encoded by the coding sequence ATGACTGGGCGTGCTGGACTGCGGAAGGGTCCTTGGGATCTGCGGGGCAAGAAGGCGTTGGTCACGGGTGCCGCTGGCGCGTTCGGGTCGGCGACGGTCGAGCAGTTGCGCGCTCGGGGTGCCGACGTGGTCGGGCTCGACTTGCAGAAGAGTGACGACGTCATCGAGTGCGACCTGACCCAGCCGGACCAGATTCCGGGGGCTGTGGCCGAGGCGATCGAGCGGCTTGGCGGGTTGGACTTGTTGATCAACAATGCGGGCATCGGCGTACCGGCACTCGCCGGGGAAGTGCCGGATGCCGTCGCCCGCAAGGTGATCGAGGTCAATCTGTTCGCCGGCTGGGGCGTCACGGCCGCGGCCTTGCCGGTACTACGGGCCGCCCGTGGCCGGGTGATCTTCGTGTCCTCCGGACTCGCCTACGTGACGCTGCCGTTGGCGGCCTCGTACCTGGTCTCCAAGCGCGCGATCGACACGTATGCGGACGCGTTGCGGATCGAGAACGGCCGGGCGATCGACGTGAGCGTGATCTATCCGGGCTATGTGCCGACGCCGATCCACGACGCATCTCTTGCGCGCGGCGTGGATCTCGGTCTGTTCGTGCCTGCTGAGACCGTGCAGCAGGTCGTGGGGACGATCATCGAGGTGGCTGGGGCCGCGCGGCCGCCGCGGAATCGGGCCTCTACGCGGTCGACCGGGTTGGCGGTCGGGGTCGCCCGGCATCTGCCGTCGGTGGCCGATCGGGTGGTCCGGTGGCGGACGAACCAGCAACGCCGCAAGGGTGGGCTGGGCGAGTGGGCGGACAGACTGGGGAAGATATGA